In Numenius arquata chromosome 3, bNumArq3.hap1.1, whole genome shotgun sequence, one genomic interval encodes:
- the PLEKHF2 gene encoding pleckstrin homology domain-containing family F member 2, whose product MVDRLANSEANTRRISIVENCFGAAGQPLTIPGRVLIGEGVLTKLCRKKPKARQFFLFNDILVYGNIVIQKKKYNKQHIIPLENVTIDSIQDEGDLRNGWLIKTPTKSFAVYAATATEKSEWMNHINKCVSDLLSKSGKTPSNEHAAVWVPDSEATVCMRCQKAKFTPVNRRHHCRKCGFVVCGPCSEKRFLLPSQSSKPVRICDFCYDLLSTGEMTACQSTRSDSYSQSPKSSLNDVSDDDDDEDSSD is encoded by the coding sequence ATGGTGGATCGCTTGGCAAACAGCGAGGCAAATACTAGAAGAATAAGTATAGTGGAAAACTGCTTTGGAGCAGCCGGTCAACCCCTGACTATTCCTGGTCGTGTTCTGATCGGAGAGGGAGTACTGACAAAGCTGTGTAGGAAGAAGCCCAAAGCGAGACAGTTCTTCCTCTTCAATGACATTCTTGTTTATGGTAACATTGtcatccagaagaagaaatacaataAACAGCACATAATCCCGCTGGAAAACGTCACTATCGATTCCATCCAGGACGAGGGAGACTTACGGAATGGGTGGCTTATCAAGACACCAACCAAGTCTTTCGCGGTTTACGCTGCCACCGCTACGGAGAAGTCCGAGTGGATGAACCACATAAACAAGTGTGTTTCCGATTTGCTTTCCAAAAGCGGGAAGACTCCTAGCAATGAACACGCAGCTGTCTGGGTACCAGACTCGGAAGCCACTGTGTGCATGCGCTGTCAGAAAGCAAAATTTACGCCCGTCAACCGTCGTCACCACTGTCGCAAGTGCGGCTTTGTTGTCTGCGGGCCTTGCTCGGAAAAGAGgtttctcctccccagccagTCTTCCAAGCCTGTGCGAATTTGCGACTTCTGCTATGATCTTCTTTCTACGGGGGAGATGACTGCTTGTCAGTCCACTAGATCAGACTCCTACAGCCAGTCACCTAAATCATCTTTAAATGACGTAtctgatgatgatgacgatgaggACAGTAGCGATTAA